In Ipomoea triloba cultivar NCNSP0323 chromosome 7, ASM357664v1, a single genomic region encodes these proteins:
- the LOC116025618 gene encoding mitogen-activated protein kinase homolog NTF4-like, with protein sequence MDAGSAQPADTVMSEAAPPQPPVPGIDNIPATLSHGGRFIQYNIFGNVFEVTAKYKPPIMPIGKGAYGIVCSALNSETNEHVAIKKIANAFDNKIDAKRTLREIKLLRHMDHENIVAIRDIIPPPQRASFNDVYIAYELMDTDLHQIIRSNQSLSEEHCQYFLYQILRGLKYIHSANVLHRDLKPSNLLLNANCDLKICDFGLARVTSETDFMTEYVVTRWYRPPELLLNSSDYTAAIDVWSVGCIFMELMDRKPLFPGRDHVHQLRLLMELIGTPSEAEMEFLNENAKKYIRQLPLYRRQSFTERFPHAHPGAIDLVEKMLTFDPRRRITVEGALAHPYLTSLHDISDEPSCTTPFNFDFEQHALSEEQMKELIYREAVAFNPEFELQM encoded by the exons ATGGACGCTGGTTCGGCTCAGCCGGCGGACACGGTGATGTCGGAGGCTGCGCCACCTCAGCCTCCAGTGCCCGGGATCGACAACATTCCGGCGACACTCAGTCACGGCGGCAGATTCATCCAATACAACATCTTCGGCAACGTCTTTGAGGTCACAGCCAAGTACAAGCCTCCCATCATGCCTATCGGCAAAGGCGCCTATGGAATCGTCTG TTCTGCTTTGAATTCGGAAACGAATGAGCACGTAGCGATAAAGAAAATAGCGAATGCTTTTGATAACAAAATCGATGCCAAGAGGACTCTGCGTGAGATCAAGTTGCTTCGCCACATGGATCACGAAAAT ATTGTTGCAATTAGAGATATAATACCACCTCCTCAGAGAGCGTCTTTCAATGATGTTTATATTGCATATGAGCTTATGGACACTGATCTTCATCAAATTATTCGCTCTAATCAGTCATTATCAGAGGAGCACTGTCAG TATTTCTTGTATCAGATTCTCCGTGGGTTGAAATACATACATTCTGCAAATGTTTTGCACAGGGACTTGAAACCCAGCAATCTACTATTGAATGCCAATTGTGATCTGAAAATATGTGATTTTGGATTAGCTCGTGTGACATCTGAAACAGATTTTATGACTGAATATGTTGTGACTAGATGGTATCGGCCACCTGAGCTATTATTGAACTCTTCTGACTACACTGCAGCCATTGATGTATGGTCAGTGGGTTGTATTTTCATGGAATTGATGGATCGGAAACCCCTATTCCCTGGTAGAGATCATGTCCACCAGCTACGTCTGCTTATGGAG CTAATAGGTACACCTTCGGAGGCTGAAATGGAGTTTTTGAATGAGAATGCGAAAAAATATATCCGGCAGCTTCCATTATATCGTCGCCAGTCATTTACTGAAAGGTTTCCACATGCGCACCCTGGTGCTATTGATCTTGTTGAGAAAATGTTGACATTTGATCCTAGGCGAAGAATTACCG TTGAAGGTGCACTTGCGCATCCTTACCTAACATCACTCCATGATATCAGTGACGAGCCAAGTTGCACGACTCCCTTTAACTTTGATTTTGAGCAGCATGCATTGAGTGAGGAGCAGATGAAGGAGCTGATTTACCGAGAGGCTGTTGCTTTCAACCCCGAGTTTGAGCTGCAAATGTGA
- the LOC116026248 gene encoding probable cinnamyl alcohol dehydrogenase 6: protein MAQKVLGWAAHDDSGKLRPFIFTRRENGINDVTIKIMYCGICRTDVDFARNEWGNTTYPIVPGYEIVGIITKVGSNVGDFKIGDRVGVGYVSHTCLKCELCNNSKENYCDQMRPVYNAIASDGSVTYGGFSKMIVAHHRYCVHIPNNLPMDRAAPLLGAGITVYCAMKNSNIFESPGKQIGVIGLGGLGHMAIKFAKAFGHHVTVISTSPSKEKLAKDKLGSDDFILSTNPTQMQWSRRSLDFILDTVSANHSLGPYIELLKVDGTLAIVGEPPNPIDFPSTPLIYGKRTIKGSIIGSVGEIEEMMDLCGKYEILPDIELVSPKRINEAFDRLLKNDVKFRFVLDIAGDQASRL, encoded by the exons ATGGCACAGAAAGTGCTTGGTTGGGCTGCTCATGATGATTCTGGGAAGCTTAGACCCTTCATATTCACTCGAAG AGAAAATGGCATCAATGATGTAACCATCAAGATCATGTACTGTGGGATATGCCGGACTGATGTTGATTTTGCTAGAAATGAATGGGGAAATACCACCTACCCTATTGTGCCcgg GTATGAAATAGTGGGAATTATAACAAAGGTAGGGAGCAATGTGGGTGATTTTAAGATTGGGGATAGGGTTGGGGTAGGCTATGTGTCACATACATGCTTGAAGTGTGAGCTATGCAACAACTCAAAGGAGAATTACTGCGACCAAATGCGGCCTGTTTATAATGCCATTGCTTCTGATGGTTCTGTCACCTATGGAGGTTTTTCCAAAATGATTGTAGCACATCACAG GTACTGTGTGCACATTCCAAACAACCTCCCCATGGACAGAGCAGCACCCCTGTTAGGAGCTGGGATCACAGTGTATTGTGCCATGAAAAACAGCAACATATTTGAGAGCCCAGGGAAGCAAATTGGAGTGATTGGTCTTGGAGGGCTTGGACATATGGCTATCAAATTTGCCAAGGCATTTGGGCACCATGTCACTGTCATTAGTACCTCTCCTTCCAAGGAAAAACTGGCTAAAGACAAATTGGGTTCTGATGATTTCATTTTGAGCACCAACCCTACACAAATGCAG TGGAGTAGAAGAAGTCTAGACTTTATTTTGGACACAGTATCTGCAAACCACTCTCTTGGACCATACATTGAGCTATTGAAAGTGGATGGAACTTTGGCAATTGTGGGAGAACCACCTAATCCAATTGATTTTCCTTCTACACCTTTGATATATg gAAAGAGAACAATAAAGGGTAGCATCATTGGAAGTGTGGGAGAAATTGAAGAGATGATGGATTTGTGTGGGAAGTATGAGATCTTGCCGGATATAGAGCTTGTGTCACCGAAGCGGATCAATGAAGCCTTTGATAGGCTCTTAAAGAATGATGTTAAGTTTAGATTTGTTCTTGACATTGCTGGTGACCAAGCATCAAGGCTctaa
- the LOC116026080 gene encoding acylsugar acyltransferase 3-like gives MAIIASPPLSISERLIIRPTSPTPSSLRLHKLSLIDQALTSMYIPLVFFYPNNSHTDPTRVSDILQTSLSRTLTSYYPYAGRLLDNATVECNDAGAEFFRVRVNCTMLDIINCPDADAQNVAFPTGLPWANIYDGGLAVFQLSQFDCGGIAVSAAMCHKVGDGGTVRNFMGHWVAATRHPKLKLTPSFVSDSVFPTLPSGPLDKPMMPSKIEEDCVQKRFVFSGEKLDLLNDVVSQSGVKNPTRAEIVSALLYKCCVKAAASPRPSILVHYANMRQPLGLPCNSAGNILSTFSTSPAAGDEMDLARLVAELRDGKERLQSKDNEIVEEIVTSLRTGIKPYENPNLDIYFCSSLGKYPAYTADFGWGWPCKVSMPKGPMKKMFFLIDNLSGGGFEALVMLKKTEMSVFERDEELLRFASPVPISNP, from the coding sequence atggCCATTATTGCATCTCCCCCCTTATCAATATCCGAAAGGCTGATCATCAGGCCCACATCTCCAACCCCATCTTCTCTCCGCCTCCACAAGCTCTCTCTCATCGATCAAGCCCTCACCAGCATGTACATCCCTCTCGTCTTCTTCTACCCAAACAACAGCCACACCGATCCCACTCGCGTTTCCGACATCCTCCAAACCTCGTTGTCAAGAACCTTAACCTCGTACTATCCGTACGCCGGGCGGCTACTCGACAACGCCACTGTCGAGTGTAACGACGCGGGAGCGGAGTTTTTCAGAGTTCGGGTTAACTGCACGATGTTGGATATTATTAACTGCCCCGACGCCGACGCGCAGAATGTCGCGTTCCCGACAGGGCTGCCGTGGGCGAATATTTATGATGGTGGGTTGGCGGTTTTTCAGTTGAGTCAGTTTGATTGCGGCGGGATTGCCGTTAGCGCCGCCATGTGTCACAAGGTGGGGGATGGGGGGACGGTTAGGAACTTTATGGGGCACTGGGTGGCCGCCACGCGCCATCCTAAGCTCAAACTAACGCCCAGTTTCGTCAGCGATTCGGTGTTCCCCACGCTGCCTTCCGGGCCGTTGGATAAACCCATGATGCCGTCGAAGATCGAGGAGGATTGTGTGCAAAAACGGTTTGTTTTTTCCGGGGAAAAACTAGACCtcctaaacgacgtcgtatcCCAATCCGGGGTGAAAAACCCGACCAGAGCCGAGATTGTAAGCGCCCTTCTCTACAAATGCTGCGTCAAGGCCGCCGCGTCCCCGCGGCCCTCCATCCTCGTACACTACGCTAACATGCGCCAACCCCTCGGACTACCGTGCAACTCCGCCGGAAATATCCTCTCCACGTTTTCGACCTCCCCGGCCGCCGGAGACGAGATGGATTTAGCGAGATTAGTGGCAGAGCTAAGAGACGGGAAAGAGCGGCTCCAAAGCAAAGACAACGAAATTGTTGAGGAAATTGTTACCTCGTTACGGACAGGAATAAAGCCGTACGAGAATCCAAATTTGGACATCTATTTCTGCAGCAGTTTGGGCAAATATCCGGCCTACACGGCGGATTTCGGGTGGGGGTGGCCGTGTAAAGTGAGCATGCCGAAAGGGCCGATGAAGAAGATGTTTTTCTTGATCGACAACCTGAGTGGCGGCGGGTTTGAAGCGCTGGTGATGTTGAAGAAGACGGAGATGTCGGTGTTTGAGCGGGACGAAGAGCTTCTCAGATTCGCTTCCCCAGTGCCGATCTCAAACCCGTGA
- the LOC116024039 gene encoding cytochrome P450 71A1-like, which produces MELQQLVIAAVFIMIFAAVVRKPKKSPKPAGVPPPPPGPPGLPLIGNLHQFDAKNPHLYLTNLAKKYGPVISLKLGSIPVVVISSASAVKQALKTHDKTFSGRPEVTSQQKLSYKGLDIVFSQYNDHWKEMRKTCNMHLFSPKNVQSFRPIRQQEVSLMLKQISKTAGSPEPINLSDTAMSTAVDFICRSAFGRKYEGEERIKFEEEFHEAQALLVHFFVADLFPSLGWIDRLSGMTEKLEKSFREADGFAQRLVDEHLSVSRPASMEGDIIDVLLRLKKQQSSTQHLTFDHIKAVLLDILVAGTETIATTVVWAMTNLMMKPAAMEKVQAEIKQLVGNKHFVDEDTIQRLPYFLAVVKETLRLYPPTPLLQPRETTDKCTIEGYEIQAKSFVIVNAWAIGRDPEYWEDSEEFRPERFLNSGIDYKGQDFELIPFGAGRRICPGLNMGIASVEVILANLLYSFEWEMPPGLKREEIDTQVLPGITMQKKIPLCLLAKNSS; this is translated from the exons ATGGAATTACAGCAACTGGTGATAGCCGCTGTCTTTATCATGATCTTCGCCGCGGTCGTCCGGAAACCCAAGAAATCCCCCAAACCCGCCGGCGTTCCTCCTCCACCACCAGGCCCGCCGGGGCTTCCGCTCATCGGAAACTTACACCAGTTCGACGCCAAGAACCCTCACCTCTACCTCACAAATCTCGCCAAGAAATACGGCCCCGTCATCTCCCTAAAGCTCGGTTCCATCCCAGTCGTCGTGATATCCTCCGCGAGCGCGGTAAAACAGGCCCTGAAAACCCACGACAAGACATTCTCCGGCCGGCCGGAAGTCACCAGCCAGCAAAAACTCTCCTACAAGGGCCTAGACATCGTGTTCTCCCAGTACAACGATCACTGGAAGGAGATGCGAAAGACGTGCAATATGCACCTCTTTAGCCCCAAGAACGTCCAATCTTTCCGCCCCATTCGCCAACAAGAAGTGTCGCTAATGCTCAAACAGATATCCAAGACCGCCGGCTCTCCCGAGCCCATTAATCTCAGCGACACGGCCATGTCCACGGCCGTGGATTTCATCTGCCGGAGCGCTTTCGGGCGGAAATACGAGGGCGAAGAGCGGATCAAGTTCGAGGAGGAGTTCCACGAAGCACAGGCGCTTTTGGTTCACTTTTTCGTGGCGGATCTCTTCCCGTCGCTGGGATGGATCGATAGGCTCTCAGGGATGACTGAGAAGCTGGAGAAGAGTTTCAGGGAGGCTGATGGTTTCGCCCAAAGGCTTGTGGATGAGCACTTGAGTGTTTCCAGGCCGGCGTCCATGGAAGGAGATATAATTGATGTTTTGCTTCGACTGAAAAAACAGCAGTCATCCACACAGCATCTTACGTTCGATCACATCAAAGCTGTTCTCCTG GATATACTTGTTGCAGGCACGGAGACAATTGCGACGACAGTTGTATGGGCTATGACGAACCTAATGATGAAGCCTGCCGCCATGGAGAAGGTGCAAGCCGAGATCAAACAATTGGTTGGCAACAAACATTTTGTAGACGAAGACACCATCCAAAGGCTTCCTTATTTCCTGGCAGTGGTTAAGGAGACACTAAGGTTATATCCTCCAACGCCCCTTCTCCAACCGCGAGAAACCACCGACAAATGCACCATAGAAGGCTACGAAATCCAGGCAAAAAGCTTCGTCATTGTGAACGCGTGGGCGATTGGGCGGGACCCGGAGTACTGGGAGGATTCAGAAGAGTTTAGGCCCGAGAGGTTCTTGAATAGCGGGATAGACTATAAAGGACAGGATTTTGAGTTGATTCCGTTTGGAGCGGGGAGGAGAATCTGCCCGGGGCTTAATATGGGCATTGCGTCAGTTGAGGTTATACTTGCCAATCTTCTTTACTCCTTTGAATGGGAAATGCCTCCTGGGTTGAAGAGGGAAGAGATTGACACACAAGTCTTGCCTGGGATTACCATGCAGAAGAAAATCCCTCTTTGCTTGTTAGCCAAGAACTCGAGTTGA